GGGCGCCGGAGCCCACTTGTTCCATCATGTAACCCGACCGGGCGGCGCCGATCCCGTGCTCGGAGCTGACCGTCCCCCCGAGGCGGATCGCCGCCCGGTGGATGGCGTCGGCCGCCCCGGCGAGCCTCGCCCACTCCCCCTCGTCCAAGACGTCGATGAAGAGGGCGACGTGGAGGTTTCCGTCGCCGATGTGGCCGTACTTCATCGCCGGGATCCCGAACCGGTCTGAGATCTCCGCCACCTCCCTTATCAGCGCCGGGATCTCCTTGATGGGGACGCCGACGTCTTCCCCGACGTAGATCCGGCTCTTCGCGGGGTCGAGGCGGGAGATGGCCGCCCCCACGAGGCGGCGGGCGGCCCAGATCTCCTCCATCTCCCCGGACCCGGCAACGACGGCCACCGAAGCGGCCGCAGCGGCCCCGGAAGAGGCGGAACAGAGGGCGGCGATCTCCGCCGCCGCCTCGGCCGCGGCCCCCTCGGAGCCGTCCACCTCGAAGAGGAGGACGTCGCCGTCGGGCAGTTTGAGGGAGGGGTCGCAGCGCCGCAGGACCGCCACCGTCATCCTGTCGAGGATCTCGCAGGCGGAGGGGACGATCCCGGCGGCGAAGGTGGCGGCGACGGCCCGGCCCGCCTCCTCTGCCGAATTGAAGGAGGCGATGACGAGCCTGCGGGCCTTGGGCAGGGGCGCGACCCGCAGGACCGCCTGGGTGATGACCCCCAGGGTCCCCTCCGAGCCGATGAATAGGCGGGTCAGATCGTAGCCCGCCGCCGCCTTGAGGGTCCGCGAGCCCGTCCTGACGACGGAGCCGTCGGCGAGGACGACCTCCAGGTCGAGGACGTAGTTACGGGTCGTCCCGTACTTGACGGACCTCATCCCGGAGCCGTTGTTGGCGATGAGGCCGCCGAGGGTGCAGAAGGCTGCCGAGCCGGGGTCCGGCGGGAAAAAAAACCCATGGGGCTTCAGCGTCTCGTTGAGCCGGGCCTGGACGACCCCCGGCTCGACGACGACGGCCAGATTCGCCAGATCCATCTCGACGATCCGGTTCATCCCCGAGAGGTCGAGGACGATCCCGCCCCGGACCGGCACCGCCCCGCCGGCGAGGCCCGTCCCCGCGCCCCTGGCCGTCACCGCAACGCCTTCGGCGGCGGCCAGGCCGACGACGTCGGAGACCTCCGCGGTGGAGAGGGGGCGGACTACGTAGTCCGGGGTCCCCCTCACCTGGGAGGCGTCGGAGGAGTAGCAGAGCCTCTCGGCGGGGGCGGCGGAGGCCCTCTCGCCGACGATATCGCGGAGCTTCTCGATGATATCCATGGGAGACCTCATAATCGGGAGAATTGCGGCGCCGAAGGGCGGGCGGAGTCGGAGGAGGAATTCCGTCGGGGGGATATAATAGGGTGTCGATGGGCGGGGCGATCGGGTTATTGGCAGGAAGTAAGCAGATCCCGATCGAAATCCATCGGAAGCTTTTTCGGGTATTACTGATATCGGAGGCTTGGAGATGTAGAGTGTGGCCGTTCCGGAGAAGATCCTTGAGTTGGTTGAAAAATTCGAATTGGTCATTGATAAATATAAATCTAGTTATAAAGAAGAAGAAATTAAAATTGAATTTATAAATCCTTTTTTTGAAGCTCTAGGCTGGGATGTCCGAAATAAGAGCAATAACCCCCCAGATCAGAGAGAGGTCAGGTTTGAAGATACCTTGAGGTCAGAGGGGGAGACCCAGAGGCCCGATTATAGCTTCTGGCTTGACAGGGAGAGGAAGTTCTTTCTGGACGCCAAAAAACCTTCAGTGAATATTGAAGGAGGAATAATCCCAGCATTCCAGATAAAGCGTTATGCATACTCTTCTACCCTGCCGCTTGCCATTGTAACCGACTTTGAAGAGTTTGCCGTTTACGATTGCAGGATCAAACCGTTCAAATTTGATAAGCCACAAAAGTCTAGATTATTATTAATAAAATATTATGAATATGAAAAGAGATGGGACGAGATCGCCTCGTTGTTCTCCAAAGAGGCCGTTCAGAGAGGCTCCCTCGGCTCCATCCCTCCGCCAAAAGGAAAAAAAGTCGACGACGCTCTTCTGGAGGACATCTCTGATTGGCGAAATGCTCTGGCGGCGAGCATCACTAAGATGAATCCAGAGATCTCTCAGAAGAGCCTGAACTATGCGGTCCAGATGACGATCGACAGGATTCTATTTCTAAGGATCTGTGAGGATCGGTCTATTGAGGACAGCGAGCGGTTGAAGGGGCTTCTTGATGGGGATGATGTATATAAGAGGCTGTTTGAACTCTTCGAAGAGGCCGATAAGAGGTACAATTCGGGGCTGTTCCACTTCCATCCTGAGGAGGAGAGGAACAACTTCGACGCCATCACCCCGTCGATAAAGATCGAGGACAATGTTCTTAAGAATATAATTCAAAGCTTATACTATCCTGACAGCCCCTACGTCTTCTCTGAGATCCCTGCCGATATTCTTGGTCACGTTTACGAGCAGTTCCTGGGGAAGGTCATCCAGCTGGACGAGAGCCACAAAGTGAGCGTGG
The sequence above is drawn from the Methanothrix harundinacea 6Ac genome and encodes:
- a CDS encoding FAD-binding oxidoreductase — encoded protein: MDIIEKLRDIVGERASAAPAERLCYSSDASQVRGTPDYVVRPLSTAEVSDVVGLAAAEGVAVTARGAGTGLAGGAVPVRGGIVLDLSGMNRIVEMDLANLAVVVEPGVVQARLNETLKPHGFFFPPDPGSAAFCTLGGLIANNGSGMRSVKYGTTRNYVLDLEVVLADGSVVRTGSRTLKAAAGYDLTRLFIGSEGTLGVITQAVLRVAPLPKARRLVIASFNSAEEAGRAVAATFAAGIVPSACEILDRMTVAVLRRCDPSLKLPDGDVLLFEVDGSEGAAAEAAAEIAALCSASSGAAAAASVAVVAGSGEMEEIWAARRLVGAAISRLDPAKSRIYVGEDVGVPIKEIPALIREVAEISDRFGIPAMKYGHIGDGNLHVALFIDVLDEGEWARLAGAADAIHRAAIRLGGTVSSEHGIGAARSGYMMEQVGSGALSVMRAIKKALDPRGIMNPGKLGLDDGPAEVGGSGCSTGADGTPGGTS